Below is a window of Phycisphaerae bacterium DNA.
CACTCACCGTCAACCAGTCCACCTCCTGGGGCGACCGCGACGCCGACGGCGACGTGGACGCCACCGACAAGGGTACCGTGGGCGTTACCTGCACCGGCACGCCCTCCGCCGAATGCCGAATCCTCGATCTGGATTTTGATGGGGACTACGACAGCACCGACGCCACGGCGTTTGATGATTTGGTCCAAGGCGCGGCGAAAAAGGCAGGGATCGCGCACTCCGGCGTCGAGCAGGTGATGGGGCATCAGGGGTTGCTGTCTGACCCAGAGGCCGGAAGCTGCCAGAATCGCGGACGGCACTATTCTACCCGTACTCGATCCTTTCTCCAACGTGACCCACTCACATGGATACACTCTTCTGGATCTGGTTTTCAAGACGGAATGGGCCTGTATTCTTACCTACGTAACGACCCGATTCGGAATCTCGATCCACAGGGCACGGTGGCCTTATACACATATACTTGCACTCTAACGGGATCAGTCTGGCAAGGGGCTTTTTGTTTGAACTGTGTTTACGTATGTTCTCCTACTGCCTGCACCAACCTTCCCGGTTTTACGGGATGCCTCTGTTGGTGGCCTTCACCTTGCAATGCCCCTACCTCCGATGTCGCTAGTATAAACGTAACCACAAAACTCCCATTCTTCGCTACGTGCCCAACCTATTCTTACTCAGTACCTATTCCATGATTCTATTGCATATCACCTGCAAAGCTCTATCAACTCCGAATAGGACGGATCTGCACAGATTATCCGATCACTTCGGCACAACCGTGCAAGTGGGCGAAACGTTGGCGCGCTTCATCCCATGCCTATGAAAACGTCATTGACAAATCGACGCCCGACACGTTGCGTGGACTGTGGCTACGACCTTCGCGGACTCGACCCTTTCGCTAGCTGTCCGGAGTGCGGCACCCCAATTCAATGTACGCTGTACAATATTCCACACTTCGTCAAGCCTATTGCCACCATCGGCGCACATGAGCGGTTAAACTGTATTTACTGCGACACCGCTCTGAATGGAGGCCAGATGAATTGTGAGGGGTGCGGTGCGCCCGTATGCGCTTCCCTATTTGGGTCGTGGCTCGTGTCGAGCCCAGTTGCCTGGCTCCAGCGAGTGTATGCCGGTTTGCGGTATTTTTTGATTGCTCTCATCTTGTTTCCCTCACTCACATTTATTGAGGGTTTATTAGTCACTGCTCTTGTTAGCGCCGGATATTTTGCGATTCACACGGACGGGCCTGCTATTTATCCTGTTGCCCTTCGGATCAGTTTCATTAATGCCCCATCTTATGTCGCAGGATTCGTCGCAATAATAGTCATTACAGCAGCTTATCCAGGCGCAGTAACTCGCCCGCGGGAGGTCTTATTGCGAAGGGCGCTTCGTGTTCTTGCTCTATTCACGGTATTCGCATTTGTACTGGACTGCGCGAATGGAGTTCTAGTTGACAATCTGGTTGCACGGTGGACTGTTATCGGAGTGTTCCTCTTGACCAACACTACTTTTTTACTTCTACTTGCCTATATGCGATGTCTAATCGGGAGAATCCCGGACAGACTCTTGTCCGCTAAGCTCACAGCCGCCGCAGTGGTCTATGGCATTGGTTGCGTGTTAACACTCGTACGCATTATTGCATTTGTTGTATTGTCAAACAAGGATTTGAAGGCTTTCTATTCCTCATTGGCTGGATCAGTTGTCGGTTGGGCCCTTCCAATAGTTGAGATTCTATGTCGGTTTGTCGGCTTTCTGTGGATTGCCATCGTGGGAGTTCGTCTTTATCGGGCATTTTGTAAAGCAATGAATGAGAATGAGCACAGCACCATCGCTCTGCCGCTGCTAGCGACGTAGGGTGCATCTCGATGAGGATTTTGCATCAAGCCGCCTTTCTCGGACGGTTCTGACAGCCGGGTATCCATGAAGAGGCTGTCGCTTGTCAACGGTTTCATGGTTTCCTCGGGGCCTCCCGATGGGCGTCAGCCCCGTTTCCGGAGGGGATTGAAGCCGAGGCGTCCGGGGGCGAGCAGCCCCCGCGCGTAAGCCGTCTGTGGAGCGCCGGCCGGCGGAGCGTCCTGCGCCTTTAGGCTTCGGTTCCAAGAACCGCGCTTCACGTATCCATTCGGTGAGCGTTCGACGAACCACGTGGTGCCGATGGCGGAGCGGGCAGGGCCGAGGACATAGGAATGCCCGCGTTCTTGTGTCAGGCTACGCCGCTGAGATCTGCTGGGGCTGGCGGCCGGATGGGGCGAATCGTTGCTTCCACTCCCTGGGCATCAGCTCTTTGATGCCGTCGGGCGGATGGGTGTGGATCCGCAGGAGCACGTCCTTGAAGTACGCGAAGGGGTCTACGCCGTGCAGCTTGCAGGAGACGACCAGGCTGAACAGGACGGCCGCGTAGCGGGCTCCGTTCTCGCTGCCGCAAAAAATCCATTTCTTGCGGCCGATGACCATCTGTTTGATCTGCCGCTCGGAGTGGTTGTTGTCGATGTTCAGGAGCGCGGCGGGTGGCATGGCCACGCTTCGTGGCCATGATTGAGATTGCCAAGGTCTGGCGGTATACGACCCTGCTGATCGACACCACCGACTCGACCTTCAGCTACGGCGGCGTGG
It encodes the following:
- a CDS encoding transposase domain-containing protein, with product MPPAALLNIDNNHSERQIKQMVIGRKKWIFCGSENGARYAAVLFSLVVSCKLHGVDPFAYFKDVLLRIHTHPPDGIKELMPREWKQRFAPSGRQPQQISAA